Proteins from one Rosa chinensis cultivar Old Blush chromosome 7, RchiOBHm-V2, whole genome shotgun sequence genomic window:
- the LOC112179086 gene encoding ABC transporter F family member 3: MTTVASSLVHDVLGRRADDVDRPIIDYIINVLADEDFDFGDDGEGAFDALGELLVAAECVADFDECRSVCSTLTEKFGKHGLVKTKPTVRSLAAPVRMDDGMDEGEAPKKKQELIDGPVLTERDRAKLDRRKRKDERQREQQYQMHLAEMEAARAGMPVVTVNHDGGGGANVKDLHLEGFNVSVGGRDLIVDGAVTLSFGRHYGLIGRNGTGKTTFLRHLAMHAIDGIPNSCQILHVEQEVAGDDTSALQCVVNTDIERSQLLEEEARLLAQQRELELEEEGGKSNGEIDKDAIGLRLQEVYKRLEFIDADSAESRAASILAGLSFSPEMQRKATKTFSGGWRMRIALARALFIEPDLLLLDEPTNHLDLHAVLWLEAYLVKWPKTCIIVSHAREFLNSVVTDILHLHGQKLTAYKGDYDTYERTRVEQLKNQQKAFESNERSRNHMQAFIDKFRYNAKRAALVQSRIKALDRLGHVDEIVNDPDYKFEFPTPDDRPGAPIISFSDASFGYPGGPLLFKNLNFGIDLDSRIAMVGPNGIGKSTILKLIAGELQPTSGTVFRSAKVRIAVFSQHHVDGLDLTSNPLLYMMRCFPGVPEQKLRSHLGSFGVTGNLALQPMYTLSGGQKSRVAFAKITFKKPHIILLDEPSNHLDLDAVEALIQGLVIFQGGILMVSHDEHLISGSVDELWVVSEGKIAPFHGTFQDYKKILQSH, encoded by the exons ATGACGACAGTGGCGAGCTCATTGGTCCACGACGTTCTCGGCCGGAGAGCCGACGACGTCGACCGACCTATAATCGACTACATCATCAACGTCCTCGCCGACGAGGACTTCGATTTCGGCGACGACGGAGAAGGCGCCTTCGACGCTCTCGGCGAGCTCCTCGTCGCTGCTGAATGCGTCGCTGACTTTGATGAGTGCCGCTCG GTTTGCAGTACGTTAACCGAAaagtttgggaagcatggtttggttaaaaccaaaccaaccgtGCGGAGTCTTGCGGCGCCAGTGAGAATGGATGATGGAATGGATGAGGGGGAAGCACCGAAGAAGAAGCAGGAGTTGATTGATGGCCCGGTGCTGACTGAACGTGATCGGGCGAAGCTAGATAGGCGAAAGAGGAAGGATGAGCGCCAAAGAGAG CAACAATATCAAATGCATTTAGCAGAAATGGAAGCAGCTAGGGCAGGAATGCCTGTTGTCACTGTAAAtcatgatggtggtggtggcgcGAATGTCAAGGATCTCCATCTGGAAGGCTTCAATGTCTCTGTGGGTGGACGTGATCTAATTGTGGATGGTGCAGTAACACTTTCTTTTGGAAGGCATTATG GACTTATTGGAAGAAATGGTACTGGAAAAACTACGTTTCTTAGGCACTTGGCTATGCATGCCATTGATGGCATTCCTAACAGCTGCCAAATATTGCACGTGGAGCAAGAAGTGGCAGGTGATGATACATCAGCCTTGCAATGTGTTGTTAACACCGATATCGAAAGAAGCCAGCTTTTGGAAGAAGAAGCTCGTCTCCTTGCTCAACAG AGAGAACTGGAGCTGGAGGAAGAAGGGGGAAAGAGCAATGGAGAAATTGATAAAGATGCCATTGGACTGAGGCTTCAGGAGGTATACAAGAGGCTTGAGTTCATCGATGCTGATTCTGCAGAGTCACGTGCAGCTTCCATTCTTGCG GGTCTTAGTTTCTCTCCTGAGATGCAGCGAAAagcaactaaaacattttctGGAGGATGGAGAATGAGAATAGCTCTTGCTCGTGCCCTCTTTATTGAGCCTGACTTGTTACTGCTTGATGAACCTACA AACCATCTTGATCTCCATGCTGTCCTTTGGCTAGAGGCTTACCTGGTGAAGTGGCCAAAAACATGTATCATTGTTTCTCATGCTAGAGAATTCTTGAACTCG GTGGTAACTGATATCCTTCATCTTCATGGGCAAAAGTTGACTGCTTACAAAGGTGACTATGATACATATGAGAGGACAAGAGTGGAACAGCTCAAGAACCAACAGAAAGCATTTGAATCTAACGAGCGTTCAAGAAATCATATGCAG GCTTTCATCGATAAGTTTCGCTATAATGCCAAGAGGGCCGCTCTCGTGCAATCAAGAATTAAG GCATTGGACCGGTTGGGACATGTGGATGAAATTGTAAATGACCCTGA CTATAAATTTGAATTCCCAACTCCAGACGACAGACCTGGTGCTCCTATAATAAGTTTCAG TGATGCATCATTTGGTTATCCTGGTGGACCCCTTTTGTTTAAGAATTTAAATTTTGGAATTGACCTAGACAGCCGCATTGCAA TGGTTGGGCCAAATGGCATTGGGAAATCAACTATATTGAAGCTAATTGCAGGAGAGCTGCAACCAACCTCTGGGACAGTTTTCCGGTCAGCTAAG GTTCGTATTGCTGTTTTCAGTCAGCATCACGTTGACGGGCTAGATCTAACTTCCAATCCTCTGTTGTACATGATGCGGTGCTTTCCA gGAGTGCCTGAACAGAAGCTCCGATCTCACTTGGGTTCTTTTGGTGTAACTGGAAATCTCGCACTGCAGCCAATGTACACTCTGTCTG GTGGTCAGAAGAGCAGAGTTGCATTTGCAAAGATAACTTTCAAGAAGCCACACATAATATTGCTCGATGAGCCCTCCAATCATCTG GATCTGGATGCTGTGGAGGCATTGATTCAAGGTCTTGTTATCTTCCAAGGAGGCATTCTCATG GTTAGTCACGACGAGCATCTGATCTCTGGGAGTGTGGATGAGCTGTGGGTGGTATCTGAAGGCAAGATAGCACCATTCCATGGCACTTTCCAGGACTACAAGAAGATACTGCAGTCACATTAA